Proteins found in one bacterium genomic segment:
- a CDS encoding C10 family peptidase: MACIFSAPREAKCQTPVTTSDVVTVANNWLHLGQEMDWGWKAAPDFNPASAKEIIEKGEVVGYFLSVPSGGYILLPACRELPPVTAYSSESAFSPNDAGGFAALVREELHAKIGLVRSCLSTPTPPVEWTAVTAEIEHDRSLWQAYTASYSDFSASLAAQNSRAESSTPNRDHRYSIDDIQPLVTTSWHQNAPFNNLCPLGQGGGHCAVGCVATACAQILAFWGYPAAGTGSHSYAWNGDQSCGSNIPGATLSATYSDSYDWGNMLDSYVGSETAAEQTAVAELSYEVGVALNMDYGVCGSGANTASVASILPLYFGYAGGIEIQYRNAYSTAAAWFTMLQEDLNIGRPMQYRIQSHSIVCDGWRVSGGNQIHLNYGWNDGHTTWYTVDNLYCTWTGCSPSVEYVVRHIRPSGAIPSDLTLTCPNGGEVLEVGEQHTIQWTSQNVTGNVKIELNRNYPAGSWETLTASTSNSGTYLWTVTAPTCQAARARISSVTNPAISDTSDANFAAQSAAPPQITAQVVSDGLRLAWHDTGSAYYRIYSSDAAGGPYSTFVGSTSDTTYTTDPVFDLRYYTVTSSTTP, encoded by the coding sequence GTGGCTTGCATTTTTTCTGCGCCGCGCGAGGCCAAGTGCCAGACGCCCGTAACGACCTCCGACGTGGTGACCGTGGCAAACAACTGGCTGCATCTCGGACAGGAGATGGACTGGGGCTGGAAGGCTGCACCGGACTTTAACCCTGCTTCGGCCAAGGAAATTATCGAAAAGGGTGAAGTCGTCGGCTATTTCCTGTCGGTGCCGTCCGGAGGGTACATCCTTCTGCCTGCCTGCCGTGAACTTCCGCCGGTAACCGCCTACTCGTCCGAATCCGCATTTTCGCCGAATGATGCAGGCGGCTTTGCCGCTCTGGTGCGGGAAGAACTCCACGCCAAGATCGGTCTGGTCCGCAGTTGCCTGAGCACTCCGACGCCGCCCGTCGAATGGACGGCAGTCACCGCCGAGATCGAGCATGATCGCTCGCTGTGGCAGGCCTACACGGCGTCCTACAGCGACTTTTCCGCATCGCTCGCCGCACAGAATAGCCGCGCCGAATCCTCGACCCCCAACCGCGATCATCGCTACAGCATCGATGACATCCAGCCGCTGGTCACCACAAGCTGGCATCAGAATGCTCCTTTCAATAATCTCTGCCCACTCGGACAGGGCGGAGGCCACTGTGCCGTCGGCTGTGTCGCCACCGCATGCGCGCAGATTCTGGCCTTCTGGGGTTATCCCGCCGCGGGCACAGGCTCGCATTCCTATGCGTGGAACGGCGACCAGTCCTGCGGCAGCAATATCCCGGGAGCGACTCTCTCGGCCACCTACAGTGACAGCTATGACTGGGGCAATATGCTCGACAGTTATGTCGGCAGCGAAACGGCGGCAGAGCAGACCGCCGTGGCCGAACTGTCCTACGAAGTCGGCGTGGCGCTGAATATGGACTATGGTGTGTGCGGCTCGGGTGCTAACACGGCATCCGTCGCCAGCATTCTGCCGCTCTACTTCGGCTATGCCGGCGGGATCGAGATTCAATACCGCAATGCCTACAGCACCGCGGCGGCGTGGTTTACCATGCTGCAGGAAGATCTGAATATCGGCCGCCCCATGCAGTACCGCATCCAGTCCCACTCCATCGTCTGTGACGGCTGGCGTGTTTCCGGCGGCAATCAGATCCATCTGAATTACGGCTGGAATGACGGGCATACCACGTGGTACACGGTCGACAACCTCTATTGCACCTGGACCGGCTGCAGCCCCAGCGTGGAATATGTCGTGCGGCATATTCGTCCGTCAGGCGCGATACCGTCCGACCTGACGCTGACCTGCCCCAACGGCGGCGAAGTGCTGGAAGTCGGAGAGCAGCACACTATCCAGTGGACCTCCCAGAATGTCACCGGCAATGTAAAGATCGAACTCAACCGCAACTATCCTGCGGGAAGTTGGGAAACCCTCACGGCCAGCACGTCCAATTCCGGCACCTACCTCTGGACGGTCACTGCCCCTACCTGTCAGGCGGCCCGCGCCCGCATCAGCAGCGTCACGAATCCGGCGATCAGTGATACCTCCGACGCCAATTTCGCCGCCCAATCCGCCGCACCGCCACAGATCACCGCACAGGTGGTCAGCGACGGCCTTCGCCTCGCCTGGCATGATACCGGTTCAGCTTACTACCGGATCTACAGCAGTGATGCCGCCGGCGGCCCTTATTCCACCTTCGTCGGCAGCACGTCCGATACGACCTACACCACCGATCCCGTATTCGACCTGCGCTACTACACGGTCACCTCTTCAACCACGCCGTAG
- a CDS encoding ABC transporter ATP-binding protein yields the protein MESNGNSVISIRDMVKVYRMGETEVRALDGVSLEVTPGGFLAIMGASGSGKSTLMNILGCLDRPSSGKYFLSGEEVSRLSRNALARVRNRFIGFVFQGFNLLSRTSALENVELPLIYNSEISAHERHERAKEALTRVGLGERMDHYPSQLSGGQQQRVAIARALVNRPELLLADEPTGNLDTKTSIEIIDLFHALNRDGMTIVLITHEPDIGAYARRRITLRDGQIVNDEGTA from the coding sequence ATGGAATCCAACGGCAACTCGGTGATCTCGATCCGCGATATGGTGAAGGTTTACCGTATGGGCGAAACGGAAGTCCGCGCCTTGGACGGCGTATCGCTGGAAGTGACGCCGGGCGGATTTCTGGCGATTATGGGCGCGTCCGGCAGCGGCAAGTCCACGCTGATGAATATCCTTGGCTGCCTGGACCGTCCCTCTTCGGGCAAATACTTTTTGAGCGGCGAAGAGGTCTCGCGCCTCTCCCGCAATGCTCTGGCCCGGGTGCGCAACCGATTTATCGGCTTCGTGTTTCAGGGATTCAATCTGCTCTCGCGGACGTCGGCTCTGGAAAATGTGGAACTGCCGCTGATTTACAACAGCGAGATCAGCGCGCACGAGCGGCATGAGCGGGCGAAGGAAGCCTTGACACGGGTAGGTCTGGGCGAGCGGATGGACCATTATCCGTCCCAGCTTTCCGGCGGACAGCAGCAAAGAGTGGCCATTGCCCGCGCGCTGGTCAACCGCCCGGAACTTCTGCTGGCCGATGAGCCGACGGGAAACCTCGACACCAAGACCAGCATCGAAATCATTGATCTGTTTCACGCTCTGAATCGTGACGGCATGACGATTGTGCTGATCACGCATGAGCCGGATATCGGCGCTTATGCGCGGCGAAGAATCACCCTTCGCGACGGGCAGATTGTGAATGACGAAGGGACGGCCTGA
- a CDS encoding nitrilase-related carbon-nitrogen hydrolase, with product MRIGIVQTSPVFGNKAANRKEIEELTAEVRADLWVMPELALTGYEYLDREEARTLSEEVPGGETCQWLIQFCAERNCHAVIGLAERSHMHVFNAAVLTGPEGVVGQYRKLHLFDHEKKVFDPGNIPFTVFPVGSARVGLMICFDWRFPEAARTLALRGAQIIAHPSNLVMPYCQHAMVTRSLENAVFCVTANRVGTERRAGRCLTFTGHSQIVSSKGTVLADAPGNEHGVAVVEIDPSAADNKRVTMWNDLVGDRRADFYEKN from the coding sequence ATGCGTATCGGCATCGTTCAAACGTCCCCGGTTTTTGGCAACAAAGCGGCTAATCGCAAAGAAATTGAAGAGCTGACGGCAGAGGTCCGCGCCGACCTGTGGGTGATGCCCGAACTGGCTCTCACCGGATATGAGTATCTGGACCGCGAGGAGGCACGGACGCTCTCCGAAGAGGTCCCCGGCGGCGAGACGTGCCAGTGGCTGATACAGTTTTGTGCGGAGCGGAACTGCCATGCAGTGATTGGACTTGCCGAGCGCAGCCATATGCATGTGTTCAATGCGGCGGTGCTGACTGGACCGGAAGGCGTAGTGGGTCAGTATCGCAAGCTCCACCTTTTCGACCATGAGAAGAAGGTGTTCGATCCGGGCAATATCCCCTTTACGGTGTTTCCGGTGGGATCGGCGCGGGTCGGATTGATGATCTGCTTCGACTGGCGCTTTCCGGAAGCCGCGCGCACCCTGGCGCTGCGCGGCGCGCAGATTATTGCCCATCCTTCCAACCTCGTGATGCCTTACTGTCAGCATGCGATGGTGACGCGGTCGCTGGAAAATGCCGTGTTCTGTGTGACGGCTAACCGTGTGGGCACCGAGCGCCGCGCGGGACGGTGTCTGACGTTTACCGGGCATTCGCAGATTGTCTCCTCGAAGGGAACCGTGCTGGCCGATGCGCCGGGCAATGAGCATGGGGTGGCCGTGGTGGAGATCGATCCCTCCGCGGCAGACAACAAGCGCGTGACCATGTGGAATGATTTAGTGGGGGACCGGCGGGCGGACTTCTATGAGAAAAACTGA
- a CDS encoding ABC transporter permease, whose product MNVLSLIRVSLRALLRNKMRSMLTMLGIVIGVGAVISMVAITTGARNSVQAQISSLGDNVFMIFSGSFSQGGSRQASGSRSNLTTEDVDALGAQCPDVRAISPAIRQGAQLVYADQNWATQVWGVSPTYTDIRKYDIANGRGMTDADMRGAAKVCLVGQTVVDNLYQGSDPVGTTIRIRRLPFEVVGRLAAKGQSAMGQDQDDIVLIPFTTAARMQGGQTRVNMILGSATSGATLTSAVDEMTDVLRTRHHIARNEDDDFIIRTQADIASTVESSAKTMTILLGSVALVSLLVGGIGIMNIMLVSVTERTREIGIRMSVGARGQDILFQFLLEAVLLSAIGGLLGIALGSGVSAAISKFAGWPSDISPVIAFIALAFSSLVGIFFGFYPARKASLLDPIEALRYE is encoded by the coding sequence ATGAATGTACTCTCTCTGATCCGTGTGTCGCTGCGGGCGCTGCTGCGGAACAAAATGCGGTCGATGCTGACCATGCTGGGGATTGTGATCGGCGTGGGAGCGGTGATCTCGATGGTGGCGATTACCACCGGTGCGCGCAACAGCGTGCAGGCGCAAATCTCCTCTCTGGGCGACAATGTGTTCATGATCTTTTCGGGATCTTTCAGTCAAGGCGGATCGCGCCAGGCCTCGGGCAGCCGCTCCAATCTGACGACCGAAGACGTGGACGCGCTGGGCGCGCAGTGCCCGGACGTGCGCGCGATTTCTCCGGCGATCCGCCAGGGCGCGCAGTTGGTGTACGCCGATCAGAACTGGGCGACACAGGTGTGGGGCGTTTCGCCCACCTACACCGACATCCGCAAGTATGACATCGCCAACGGCCGGGGCATGACCGATGCGGACATGCGCGGCGCGGCCAAGGTATGCCTGGTCGGACAGACGGTGGTGGACAATCTCTATCAGGGCTCGGACCCGGTGGGGACGACGATCCGCATCCGCCGCCTGCCGTTTGAGGTGGTGGGACGGCTGGCAGCCAAGGGGCAATCGGCGATGGGGCAGGATCAGGACGACATCGTGCTGATTCCCTTCACCACGGCGGCCAGAATGCAGGGCGGGCAGACGCGCGTGAACATGATTCTCGGTTCGGCCACCAGTGGAGCGACGCTGACCTCGGCAGTGGATGAGATGACCGACGTGCTGCGCACACGGCACCATATCGCCCGCAACGAGGATGACGATTTTATCATCCGCACACAGGCGGACATTGCCAGCACCGTGGAGTCTTCAGCCAAGACGATGACGATTCTGCTCGGGTCCGTGGCGCTGGTCTCGCTGCTGGTGGGCGGCATCGGCATTATGAACATTATGCTGGTATCGGTGACCGAGCGCACGCGGGAGATCGGCATCCGCATGTCGGTGGGGGCGCGGGGGCAGGACATTCTGTTCCAATTTTTGCTGGAAGCGGTGCTGCTGTCCGCGATCGGCGGCCTGCTGGGAATTGCCCTGGGCAGCGGGGTGTCGGCGGCCATCAGCAAGTTTGCCGGATGGCCCTCGGACATCTCGCCGGTGATCGCGTTCATTGCGCTGGCCTTCTCCAGTCTCGTGGGCATCTTCTTCGGATTCTATCCGGCCAGAAAGGCGTCTTTGCTCGACCCGATTGAGGCGCTCAGATACGAGTAA
- a CDS encoding GAF domain-containing SpoIIE family protein phosphatase codes for MAHKQFVKRFTAVVGLGLVAYLFLFITQAAEKVAVWRQAATCQSSAQLLSGGIVVFQHADPAECIGSVPAEGDTLVTLADSAATMERWYRFMDSPQPPGLMIPLEYLHNGERLHTEIMLRLPTTAEFLLLTVLQSLRFLIALLFMSVALWAFFARPDSAGVRALALFSFAMTAFMISSIETLSGRWATFQIPYQPILQQILHQFSILFGAFWLNLTLQFPRPVHLLRAHPVLAYSLCYVPSALLLAAIGAVVVLKVALPLNLIALLMLAAQIAGGMIILGIRHWKATERIEKRQTRLVLWGTGTGLALLFLLMLVAQVFHEWLIADQKRGMVVVNISFLGLLLSPVSYVYALGRYRLLEVEARLRRGTRYVIAMTGMLVVLAVAGYAGSAFARQASALGSVWSGVVLTLVSLGLVLGGRRAREFIVDRFYPERRRLRDLFHDFLQHTYMMTDARTFWRELEVHLQDGLMVEGVYPLVRAQENGAFLCRDFEHTPFHAGCDLADRLERERKPIMVDEAVATSRVKLTDEESDWLAQRRIAVVLPLLAHTRLIGFLGLGMKTERDDYAAEELRLLDSLAPQVALASENIRLLEENVGKKRLEEQLAMARRVQHGFLPRQIPYCPGLDVAARCRFCLEVAGDYYDIIPLPTGETVLAVGDVSGKGAGAALLMANLQASLRTAVGMGIPLTDIVSRINELIHRNTPPEQFITFFVGMFDPVRMEFTYVNAGHNPPLLLRRDGVTEALDVGGLLLGTFLGFAYHQATVPLSKGDVLLMYTDGVSEAMSEHSEEFGEDRIRTLLREHATHPPDAILDDLERRVLQYTGSDLLEDDFTLLAAKVTG; via the coding sequence TTGGCACACAAACAGTTCGTCAAAAGGTTTACGGCGGTCGTTGGACTGGGACTGGTGGCTTACCTGTTCCTGTTCATCACCCAGGCCGCCGAAAAGGTCGCCGTCTGGCGCCAGGCCGCGACGTGCCAAAGTTCCGCACAGCTTCTATCCGGCGGCATCGTCGTATTCCAGCACGCCGACCCGGCGGAGTGCATCGGATCCGTGCCCGCCGAAGGAGACACCTTAGTCACACTGGCGGACAGCGCCGCGACCATGGAACGGTGGTACCGCTTCATGGACTCTCCGCAACCGCCCGGACTGATGATTCCCCTCGAATATCTCCATAATGGGGAACGGCTGCACACCGAAATCATGCTCCGCCTGCCCACCACAGCGGAATTTCTGCTGCTGACCGTGCTGCAGAGCCTGCGTTTTCTGATTGCGCTGCTCTTCATGTCCGTAGCCCTCTGGGCCTTCTTTGCCCGGCCCGATTCGGCGGGAGTGCGCGCGCTCGCCCTGTTCTCGTTTGCCATGACGGCCTTCATGATCAGCAGCATCGAGACGCTCTCCGGCCGCTGGGCGACTTTCCAGATCCCTTATCAACCGATCCTGCAGCAGATCCTGCATCAGTTCTCGATCCTCTTCGGCGCGTTCTGGCTGAATCTCACCCTGCAGTTCCCGCGGCCCGTCCACCTGCTTCGCGCACATCCCGTCCTCGCCTATTCCCTTTGCTATGTCCCCTCCGCCCTGCTGCTGGCGGCGATCGGCGCGGTGGTGGTTCTGAAAGTGGCGCTGCCCCTTAACCTGATCGCCCTGCTGATGCTGGCCGCGCAGATCGCCGGCGGGATGATCATCCTCGGCATCCGCCATTGGAAAGCCACCGAACGCATCGAAAAACGCCAGACCCGCCTTGTCCTCTGGGGAACCGGCACGGGGCTGGCGCTGCTGTTTCTGCTGATGCTGGTGGCGCAGGTCTTCCACGAGTGGCTGATTGCCGACCAGAAGCGCGGAATGGTCGTGGTCAATATCTCCTTTCTGGGGCTGCTGCTGTCACCCGTGTCGTATGTCTATGCCTTGGGACGCTACCGCCTGCTGGAAGTGGAAGCCCGCTTGCGGCGCGGCACGCGCTATGTGATAGCCATGACGGGCATGCTGGTTGTGCTCGCCGTGGCAGGCTATGCCGGCAGCGCCTTTGCCCGGCAGGCGTCGGCGTTGGGCAGTGTCTGGAGCGGCGTGGTGCTCACCCTGGTCTCGCTCGGCCTCGTGCTGGGAGGACGGCGAGCACGGGAATTCATCGTCGACCGCTTCTATCCGGAACGGCGGCGATTGCGGGATCTGTTCCATGACTTCCTGCAGCATACCTACATGATGACCGATGCCCGCACCTTTTGGAGAGAGTTGGAGGTCCATCTGCAGGACGGCCTGATGGTAGAAGGCGTCTATCCGCTGGTCCGGGCACAGGAAAACGGCGCGTTTCTCTGCCGGGATTTCGAGCATACCCCCTTCCATGCCGGTTGCGATCTTGCCGACCGCCTCGAGCGCGAGCGTAAGCCGATCATGGTGGACGAGGCCGTGGCCACGTCCCGGGTGAAGCTCACCGATGAGGAATCGGACTGGCTGGCCCAGCGGCGCATTGCCGTGGTGCTGCCGCTGCTGGCCCATACCCGCCTGATCGGCTTTTTGGGCCTCGGCATGAAAACCGAGCGCGATGACTACGCCGCCGAAGAGCTGCGGCTGCTCGATTCTCTGGCTCCGCAAGTGGCGCTTGCCAGTGAGAACATTCGCCTGCTCGAGGAGAACGTGGGCAAGAAACGGCTCGAAGAACAGCTCGCAATGGCGCGGCGCGTGCAGCACGGTTTTCTGCCGCGGCAGATTCCCTACTGTCCCGGTCTGGACGTTGCCGCCCGTTGCCGCTTCTGCCTCGAAGTGGCCGGCGATTACTATGACATCATTCCGCTGCCTACGGGCGAAACGGTGCTCGCCGTCGGCGACGTCTCCGGCAAGGGCGCGGGCGCCGCTCTGCTCATGGCCAACTTGCAGGCATCGCTGCGCACCGCCGTGGGCATGGGCATTCCGCTGACGGACATCGTCTCGCGGATCAATGAGCTGATTCACCGCAACACCCCGCCTGAGCAGTTCATCACCTTCTTCGTCGGCATGTTCGACCCGGTCCGGATGGAATTTACCTATGTGAATGCCGGCCACAATCCGCCGCTCCTCTTGCGGCGGGACGGCGTCACCGAGGCCCTCGATGTCGGAGGCCTGCTGCTGGGCACATTCCTCGGGTTTGCTTACCATCAGGCCACGGTTCCCCTGTCAAAGGGCGACGTCCTGCTGATGTACACGGATGGCGTGAGCGAAGCCATGAGTGAACACAGCGAGGAGTTCGGCGAAGACCGCATCCGCACTCTGCTGCGGGAACACGCCACGCATCCGCCCGATGCCATTCTGGACGACCTCGAACGCCGCGTTCTTCAGTACACCGGCTCCGATCTGCTCGAAGATGATTTCACCTTGCTGGCGGCGAAGGTGACCGGGTAG
- a CDS encoding efflux RND transporter periplasmic adaptor subunit produces the protein MNRWVIIIIALVVVGAGLYFWRSSAAHAKAATPYRMAVVDRGNVQTQVTATGTVSAVTTVQVGSQVSGTIKNLYVDFNSPVKKGEVVARLDPTFLQAAVNESNANKERAQATLSQAERDMTRTQDLFDKKLASQADFDNARTAVDVAKAGLAQAQAQLDRAKINLTYAVITSPTDGVVISRSVDVGQTVAASLQAPTLFTIAQDLREMQIETDIDEADIGGLKEGMEATFTVDAFPDQTFQGQIQQIRYAAQTNSGVVTYPVIISVSNPDLKLRPGMTANVTIVTAERDDVLRAPSVALRFRPADAPAAKKDTMRAVRDTTRAVRDTTRGAMRDSTGAGRGAGGRGQWRGRSGDHAGDGSRRMSTLWVRGKDGKPEPRQVSAGLNDGNHVEIISGQIAPGDSVIVGTVGGTAATNANSNRMPGFGGPGMGGGGPRR, from the coding sequence ATGAATCGCTGGGTTATTATCATCATTGCTCTTGTGGTTGTCGGCGCCGGCCTCTATTTCTGGAGATCGTCCGCTGCCCACGCCAAAGCTGCTACGCCCTATCGCATGGCCGTAGTGGACCGGGGCAATGTACAAACGCAAGTCACGGCTACCGGGACGGTCAGTGCCGTCACCACGGTGCAAGTCGGATCGCAAGTGTCCGGCACGATCAAGAATCTGTATGTGGACTTCAATTCACCCGTAAAAAAGGGCGAGGTGGTGGCGCGTCTCGATCCGACCTTTTTGCAGGCGGCGGTGAACGAATCCAATGCCAATAAGGAGCGCGCGCAGGCGACACTGTCGCAGGCGGAGCGGGATATGACGCGCACGCAGGATCTCTTCGACAAGAAATTGGCTTCACAGGCGGACTTCGACAACGCGAGGACGGCCGTTGACGTCGCCAAAGCCGGCCTGGCGCAGGCGCAGGCACAGCTCGACCGAGCGAAGATAAATCTGACCTATGCCGTAATCACGTCGCCGACAGACGGCGTGGTGATCTCGCGCAGCGTGGACGTGGGGCAGACGGTAGCCGCATCGTTGCAGGCGCCGACGCTGTTTACGATTGCACAGGATCTGCGGGAGATGCAGATTGAGACCGATATTGACGAGGCGGACATCGGCGGACTCAAGGAGGGCATGGAAGCGACGTTCACGGTGGACGCCTTTCCCGATCAGACCTTTCAAGGGCAGATTCAGCAGATTCGCTATGCCGCGCAGACCAATTCGGGCGTGGTCACCTATCCGGTCATCATTTCGGTGTCGAATCCTGATTTGAAACTGCGTCCCGGCATGACGGCGAATGTGACCATCGTCACCGCCGAGCGTGATGACGTGTTGCGCGCGCCGTCGGTGGCGCTGCGATTCCGTCCCGCGGACGCACCGGCAGCGAAGAAGGACACGATGCGCGCGGTAAGGGATACGACGCGAGCGGTCCGCGACACGACCCGGGGCGCGATGCGGGACAGCACGGGCGCGGGACGGGGTGCGGGGGGACGCGGCCAGTGGCGGGGGCGGTCAGGCGATCACGCGGGCGATGGTTCGCGCCGGATGTCGACGCTGTGGGTCAGAGGCAAGGACGGCAAGCCCGAGCCCCGGCAGGTGTCTGCCGGCTTGAATGACGGCAATCATGTGGAAATTATCAGCGGCCAGATTGCGCCGGGCGATTCGGTGATTGTGGGAACGGTCGGCGGCACAGCGGCGACTAATGCCAACAGCAACCGGATGCCGGGCTTCGGCGGGCCGGGTATGGGTGGAGGAGGCCCGCGACGCTGA